The Fusarium falciforme chromosome 4, complete sequence genomic interval TCTCGGAGctctccctcgtcctcgcccgTGTCCGTGCCGGCATCCAGTCCTCGGCCGGCATCACCACAGAGCCCGCCCCAGGTACGACCGGTCACAATGCTCCAGGCGGTCCTACGCTTTCCTTCAAGGATGTCCCAGGGGCGACCGATGGTCTCAAGCACAAACTGCAACGAGCTCGCGCCCAGGTCCGTGAGCTTCCGGACATGAACAGGCCCATCGCGG includes:
- a CDS encoding Mediator of RNA polymerase II transcription subunit 9, with the translated sequence MSSSSGPHPLALPPTFSPDTLDALSELSLVLARVRAGIQSSAGITTEPAPGTTGHNAPGGPTLSFKDVPGATDGLKHKLQRARAQVRELPDMNRPIAEQAEEIRELEARIEMQRTVLQKLRDEAAGKERKDDVAAADKMQT